One Candidatus Hydrogenedentota bacterium DNA window includes the following coding sequences:
- a CDS encoding metallophosphoesterase, translating into MKIARRDFIRQTMAGAAAVTAAGFSAPSANAADGQAATTALQPESFCFCVAADPHCGEPPKEGLETMGDGVAKFVRCFEVLQGLDEAERPDFLLVAGDVHPWALLGHEDKLAIPVYATAGNHESSREKRQQLRQVFGRGFERDGKESDYYSFVHKGVRFVAMCDAGSGGDHVGHLCSETISPAGQCEWLEQELAQPEPKILFAHIPPQPDGADVTMYLSRNDSRWFRELVERTKPQALFFGHLHKPTEEYSIGETRCFNVRSCCWNFGRAPLGLLHVRVTPAGLQVRELETERYTA; encoded by the coding sequence ATGAAGATCGCACGAAGAGATTTTATCAGGCAAACAATGGCGGGCGCCGCCGCGGTAACGGCTGCTGGTTTCTCCGCCCCGTCGGCAAATGCGGCGGACGGACAGGCCGCAACCACGGCCCTCCAACCCGAATCTTTCTGCTTCTGTGTTGCCGCCGATCCCCACTGCGGCGAACCGCCCAAAGAAGGGCTCGAAACCATGGGCGACGGCGTGGCGAAGTTCGTGCGGTGCTTCGAAGTTCTTCAGGGTCTCGACGAGGCCGAGCGGCCGGATTTCCTGCTTGTTGCGGGGGACGTGCACCCCTGGGCGCTCCTGGGACACGAAGATAAGCTGGCTATTCCCGTTTATGCCACCGCGGGGAACCACGAATCGTCCCGCGAGAAACGGCAACAACTGCGGCAAGTGTTTGGCCGCGGCTTCGAGCGTGATGGCAAGGAGTCCGACTACTACAGCTTTGTTCACAAGGGCGTCCGGTTTGTTGCGATGTGCGATGCCGGTAGTGGCGGCGACCACGTGGGGCATCTGTGTTCGGAAACCATCTCTCCGGCAGGTCAGTGTGAATGGCTTGAGCAAGAACTTGCCCAGCCCGAACCGAAAATTCTGTTTGCCCACATACCGCCCCAACCCGACGGCGCCGACGTGACCATGTACCTCAGCCGAAACGACTCGCGGTGGTTTCGCGAACTGGTGGAACGGACCAAGCCCCAAGCCTTGTTCTTCGGCCACCTTCACAAACCTACTGAGGAATACTCCATCGGCGAGACCCGCTGTTTCAATGTGCGTTCCTGCTGCTGGAATTTCGGCCGCGCCCCGCTGGGCTTGCTGCATGTCCGCGTGACGCCCGCCGGTCTTCAGGTGCGCGAGCTCGAAACGGAACGGTACACAGCCTGA